The following DNA comes from Ammospiza caudacuta isolate bAmmCau1 chromosome 7, bAmmCau1.pri, whole genome shotgun sequence.
TGCACCAGCTCAGGGTGGAGGCTGCCTTGCTGCTCCCCATCCTGTCCCGTGCAGTGTGCAGGGACCACTCCCAGTGGAGCCTGCAAACCTGAGACCTTGAGTGAATGTATTGTCTTTCCAAATGTCTATAATGTGCCTTTTTAAAACGTATTTTTATCACAACTTTTGGAATAAATTCTTTTCTACAATTGCCTGTTTTTCTGTCTGCCTCTCTCATTTTAAAGATGTACAGGTTGCAAGAGCAATTCATGCCATTACCTTGatgtgtggttttggttttgtgtgtgcGGGAGGCTTTTGTTCTCCTTGTCTTTTTAGAGAAGTCTGGTGGAAAGAGTGACTTGATGTGAAATGCCTGTGCTATGCACTCAAGAGCAGTCTGTAAGGGAAACATGCATGTGAAatgaacagctctgctgcttaAGTAGTTTCTGCAGTTCATGACTACTATTACTAACCTGATTCTTGCTTTTTTTCAAATGACTCTATTGCTCAACTTCCTACGGATGTGAGAAGAGTTGCTTCCAACCACGCATACCGATTTCATTCTTAAATTAAGTTTTTTATTAATAGCAGGGGAGAAACAAAAACTTTGAGTGCTGAGAAGCATGACTTGAAAAAGGATTTGCAAATGCTGCAGGCACTGTGGTGTCTCACTTCAGCGACTGTTTTCATTATACTTTGTGTATAGGTCTTACTTCAAAATAATGACATGGTATTGATTATGAGAGATCGGCTGGATATGGCTTAGCATCTTTACAGTTAAGGAAGTGACCTTAGTATAACCAAAACCCCTTCCTCAGATCTTATCCTGCTTCTGGTAGTAGAAGTAATCTGaacatagaatcataaaatatgctgagttggaagggactcatgAAGATCCCGGAGTccaattcccagccctgcacaggacatccccaaGGGTGAGTGGCACCCTGcgcctgagagtgttgtccaagCCCTTCCTGAGCTCcgtcaggctgtgctgtgaccgctgccctggggagcctgtccCAAACACGCTCTAGgtgaaaaagcttttctgaacctgccctgccctccatcCCCTTAGAGCAGCACCAGTGTTTTAGCCGATGCAGTAATGTGTGCATGAGTCAATCACAAGGGAGGTCTAGTACAAACTTGGTCCAACAattttgaaaaatctcttttggtAAAGATACCTCCTGGAGCTGCGCTGATCAGcgctgtgcctgccctgggtTAGCCGGTGGTCGGACATTAAGGAAAACGTGTTTTCCCTCCGCTTAGCCTGCAGGTGTAGAAAGGGAGAAATGAAGGTTGGCTCGGTTTCGTGTCAGATTTTCGCTCTCTGGTCACTGGAAGGGAAGCCCCCGGTACGGCGGAGCCCTCAGGCCCCGTttcccgctccgctccgctagccccgcgcagccccgggccgggctcTGGCAGCCGCGGGCCGGAACCCTCGGCGCGGGCGCGGTTTCCGCGGGCGGTGCGAGGCGCGGCCCCGCCATGGCGGCGGAGGGGGAGGACCCGCTGGGCTATTTCGCGGCCTACGGCAGCTCCAGCTCCGACTCGGAGCCCGAAGAGCCGCAGCCCGACGAGCGCCCGGCGGGAGCCGCCGCGGCCTCGGGGGGCAccccggggcggccgcggctGCCGCCGCCCGACGAGCTCTTCCGTCGCGTGTCGCAGCCGCCCGCCTTCCTCTACAACCCGCTCAACAAGGAGATCGACTGGGAGAGCCGCGTGCTGCGGGCGCCCGAGGAGGTGCGGGGGGCGCGGGGTGAACTCAGGCGGCGCCGGGGCCGCCACGGGCCCCCCGGGCCGCCGTGACGGGCGCTCTGCTctctcccgcagccccccaGGGAGTTCAAGGTGTGGAGGAGCAACGCCGTGCCCCCGCCTGAGACCTACAGCCCGCCCGAgaagccgccgccgccggcccccACCCTCGACATGGCCATCAAGTGGTCCAACATCTACGAGGACAATGGCGACGACGCGCCCCGCCAGGCCGGCAAAGCCAAGTTCCTGCCGGACGAGGAGCAGGAGCCCCTGGAGTCGGGTGAGCCCCGGCTGAGGCGGCTGTGCCTCACACGGAGGGAGGCTCGGGCGCTGCCGGAgcccggccgggcgggcgggaggCTGCCCCGGGTCCCGAGGGAGCTCTGCCGGCCTCTCCTGCTCCGCCGCTGCCCACGGCAGAGAGCCTGGccgcagggctggggcactgcagggccGGTGCTTTGGCTTTGCTGGATCCAACACAGACCCTCgagcagcccctctgctcctctccccctctGTCAGTAGCAGGGAAGCGTTAGAGTCTGTGGCGCTGTAGTTCTGTGAAACCAACAGGTTCACTCATGGTGCTGCTAAAGCAGAAGGTGGTGTAAAAGCTTCAGGTGCTTTACACTAAGGTGTTGGCCTTAGTTGTAGATGTAGGTCAGATTATTTCTATAATGTTTGCAAAACTTGGGGTCCAAAAGAGGAATCAAATGGAAGGTCCGTGGGACAGAttactgaagaaaatatttgctatCCTGTTCACTTTCTGTGATGGTAAAAGCTGTAATGGTAGTTTAGGTAATAAAGAAATGTTTGATAGgtgggtggatttttttgtttttaattgctgGAGAAAGAGAATAGCAATAACCAAGAGAACAGAACCAGAAGAAGAAATTCTGAGCTTTCAGAACACAATGCTTTAATTCATTGGTAAAGTTGTGAACAAAGCTTTTCcaaaagaaggatttttttgcTGTCTTGCCTGATCTTTGGTTCTGGGTGTTCTTTCCCAGTAgcagtttttgtttttctccgTGTGTTCTATGTTTTCCCTGTCCATGCATTTCTCTTAGTCAGCCTTCATCCAAAGGAAGAAGGTAAAATGTTGATTTTGACATTATTTCCTGCttcaaaaatgtaattttctagCTTTTTCTGTTAGCTAgtcaaataataatttttttagaaCAGGTACTGTACAGTATCATAAAGCCTCTTTTCAGTTACCTGCAGTGGTTTGTGGCAGTGGTAAGAAGTAACCATTCCTGTTCTGCCCACATATTGTGTGCATTCAAAAAATGAGGATGTTGTCAGTTAATGCTACAGTGTCTTTTTTCAAGCCGTCTCAGATGTGGTTAAGTCAGTTATTCTAAGACAGGGTGGTGTTTAAGACAAAAAACTGGCTTTGCTGATCTTGATTAactctttcttttatttaaagatGGTGAAAAAGACGAGGAACCAGCTTCTGCTAAGAAACGTAAAGTAGAGTCTGGAGAACAggcaaagaagaagaagaagaaggtaTAAGCAGGATTTGTTTTGGATTTAGACATAATGAGAATTTCAAGGAACTTGGATTCCTCTGCTGAGATGGGAAACAAATACTGTTTACTGCATTTCTCTCTCGGGTAgggaattttatttctgtagtgTGCTTGCCTTTTGGAAAGCACAAAATTAAATGGACAGTGTTGTGGTAGAACTTGTTTACTGAACAAAATTTAAACCTGTTTATTTGAAACAAGGATTTAGATGAAAGATTCATTGCCATGGATACTTGTGCTCATGCAGGTTACAGGGCTTCACAATATTTTGTTTATCAAGAAACCTGGTAACGTGCGTTCTTCTGGACTGACTTTTCCATTGTGTCAAAACCTTTTATAAAGGAGTATATACTAAAGATTTTTTAGGTACTGGTCCGTGATATGTTCACATaatgttgtttttaaatatatgtatagACTGCAAATAGTCACTGGAATAAAACTACATTTGAAAACATCTGTGGTATAAATATTGCATTGCATGCTTGGTGAATAGGAGCAATG
Coding sequences within:
- the C7H1orf52 gene encoding UPF0690 protein C1orf52 homolog, producing the protein MAAEGEDPLGYFAAYGSSSSDSEPEEPQPDERPAGAAAASGGTPGRPRLPPPDELFRRVSQPPAFLYNPLNKEIDWESRVLRAPEEPPREFKVWRSNAVPPPETYSPPEKPPPPAPTLDMAIKWSNIYEDNGDDAPRQAGKAKFLPDEEQEPLESDGEKDEEPASAKKRKVESGEQAKKKKKKV